Proteins from a genomic interval of Cucumis melo cultivar AY chromosome 7, USDA_Cmelo_AY_1.0, whole genome shotgun sequence:
- the LOC103501804 gene encoding uncharacterized protein LOC103501804 isoform X2, whose amino-acid sequence MDLKHKGISWVGNMFQKFEAVCLEVDNIINQDKVKYVENQVSSASANVKRLYSEVVQGVLPPIGDPMKYEAKALAQRGHVPVNAYFRSPPHNEGKAASNVVNKSSVGHGTSSTDQIDNRSQASCQVPFVNEEVAQVPNHSALELNADLTLKKNDGVVLDKGLHESMKENTVSELLSKTNDGSFTDKLTLMESNASDPLNHSLSNVNTDINDIKKRASSVCDGFDMQLEDNVLSVGSGDGVLTNKDESKSFKKNTFSELLSEKNDGSLTDKLSLMEPDASDPLSHSLSNVSTGINDVNRRASMVCDSFDLQLEDDVLLTGNNAGVLTDKDESKSSEENMYELLSEKNDDSLRDKLTLMESTASDPLSHSLSILSTEINDSNKKASLVCDDFDMQLEDDVLLVGNNGGVLTDKDESKSSEEDSTMKLNASDPLKHMANCTSCEVKVTNDEAILILDNSHLPMESSSLSWKNDSNLSNESSDEFLKKSVTMESNTADHLNENHPNHVWSGTNFVGKEADDSNFLLKSVVLSGEMDHVVMDKDFDRSSLKGAIFEDDPRSHLLNLPRHANGISFTNEEDIMVSDRNHLQLGTEILARKNDDALTIKHSNESLKNDTILELEHDANYPLKNQPRCRSSSTKYKKEEVSLVSNDSFLKLKSGVMLGKNGKALIDKASDVSCKEQANLELSTELALHCGEESIKETLCSYGNEFEGDIVTLNGGLQETLIHCADVESIHKEQTSNFSVNNLLGFSQTMETTSKYLENGISCSSNAVDATSSELASIVLTSGEIVEENNLLGFSQTMETTFKYLENGIGCSSNAVDAISAEQAAIVLTSGETVEENNLLGFSQTMETTFKYLENGIGCSSDAVDATSSKQASIVLTNGETVEETQPVSSLKPLAKGSFSAFRRSFSNLSSGTAVHEKPVEHNAHTECRSRSSFEVFNSPSYGNNASNMKLVSSKSSLSSMESLGCPHDSSDYILDAEMETVDLGHKVTHENECDVLDYKALHAVSRRTQKLRSYKKRIQDAFTSKKRLAKEYEQLAIWYGDTDMEFSTNSSQKLEKENTSTNYLSDSEWELL is encoded by the exons ATGGATTTGAAACATAAAGGTATATCATGGGTTGGAAACATGTTCCAAAAGTTCGAAGCAGTTTGCCTGGAAGTGGATAATATTATAAACCAG GATAAGGTTAAATATGTCGAAAACCAGGTTAGTTCAGCAAGTGCAAATGTGAAGAGGTTATACTCTGAAGTTGTTCAAGGTGTACTTCCACCTATAGGGGATCCCATGAAATATGAAGCTAAAGCACTGGCTCAGAGGGGACATGTTCCAGTTAATGCATATTTCAGGTCACCGCCACACAACGAAGGAAAAGCTGCAAGTAATGTTGTTAATAAATCATCTGTGGGGCATGGTACTAGTTCTACTGATCAAATAGATAACCGAAGCCAAGCATCTTGTCAAGTTCCCTTTGTAAATGAAGAAGTTGCTCAAGTTCCCAATCACTCGGCTCTTGAGTTGAATGCTGATTTAACTTTGAAAAAGAATGACGGTGTCGTTTTAGATAAAGGCTTGCATGAGAGCATGAAAGAAAATACCGTTAGTGAACTACTTTCAAAGACTAATGATGGCTCATTTACAGATAAGCTTACCCTCATGGAGTCCAATGCTAGTGATCCTTTGAATCACTCACTAAGCAATGTAAATACAGACATTAATGATATTAAGAAAAGAGCTTCTTCAGTTTGTGATGGCTTTGATATGCAATTGGAAGACAATGTACTTTCAGTAGGGAGCGGTGATGGGGTCTTGACGAATAAAGATGAAAGTaagagttttaaaaaaaatacttttagtGAGTTACTTTCAGAGAAAAATGATGGCTCATTGACAGACAAGCTTTCCCTCATGGAGCCAGATGCTAGTGATCCtttgagtcactcactgagcaaTGTAAGTACTGGAATTAATGATGTTAATAGAAGAGCTTCTATGGTTTGTGATAGCTTTGATCTGCAATTGGAGGACGATGTACTTTTAACAGGGAACAATGCTGGGGTTTTGACAGATAAAGATGAAAGTAAGAGTTCTGAAGAAAATATGTATGAACTACTGTCAGAGAAAAATGATGACTCATTGAGAGATAAGCTTACCCTCATGGAGTCAACTGCTAGCGATCCTTTGAGTCATTCATTGAGCATTCTAAGTACTGAAATTAATGATTCTAATAAGAAAGCTTCTTTGGTTTGTGATGACTTCGATATGCAATTGGAGGATGATGTACTTTTAGTAGGGAACAATGGTGGGGTTTTGACAGATAAAGATGAAAGCAAGAGTTCTGAAGAGGATAGCACCATGAAGCTCAATGCTAGTGATCCTTTGAAGCATATGGCTAATTGTACATCTTGTGAAGTTAAAGTTACAAATGATGAAGCAATTCTTATTCTGGATAATTCTCATTTACCAATGGAATCTTCCAGTCTCTCATGGAAGAATGACAGCAACTTATCAAATGAAAGCTCAGATGAGTTTCTAAAGAAATCTGTCACCATGGAATCTAACACTGCCGATCATTTGAATGAAAACCATCCTAATCATGTATGGAGTGGGACAAACTTTGTGGGTAAAGAAGCTGATGattctaattttcttttgaaatctGTGGTGCTTTCGGGCGAGATGGATCATGTCGTGATGGATAAAGACTTCGATAGGAGTTCTTTGAAGGGTGCTATCTTTGAGGATGATCCTAGAAGTCATTTGTTGAATCTACCCAGGCATGCAAATGGAATTAGCTTCACCAACGAAGAAGATATTATGGTTTCTGATAGAAATCATCTGCAGTTGGGGACGGAGATACTTGCTAGAAAGAATGATGATGCCTTGACCATTAAACACTCCAATGaaagtttaaaaaatgataCCATCTTGGAGTTGGAGCATGATGCAAATTATCCTTTAAAGAACCAGCCAAGATGCAGATCAAGCAGcacaaaatataaaaaggaaGAAGTTTCTTTGGTTTCAAATGATTCTTTTCTAAAGTTAAAGAGTGGGGTCATGTTGGGGAAGAATGGTAAAGCTTTAATAGATAAAGCATCAGATGTAAGTTGTAAAGAACAGGCCAATTTAGAATTATCAACTGAGTTAGCTTTGCATTGTGGTGAAGAGTCAATCAAGGAAACTTTATGCAGTTATGGTAATGAATTTGAAGGGGACATTGTGACCTTAAATGGAGGTCTACAGGAAACTTTGATTCATTGTGCAGATGTTGAATCGATCCATAAAGAGCAAACTTCCAACTTCTCGGTAAACAATTTACTTGGTTTTTCACAAACGATGGAGACAACTTCGAAGTACTTGGAAAATGGAATTAGTTGTTCTTCTAATGCTGTAGATGCTACTTCTTCTGAACTGGCTTCAATAGTTTTAACTAGTGGGGAAATTGTGGAAGAGAACAATTTACTTGGTTTTTCACAAACGATGGAGACAACTTTTAAGTACTTGGAAAATGGAATTGGTTGTTCTTCTAATGCTGTAGATGCTATTTCTGCTGAACAGGCTGCAATAGTTTTAACTAGTGGGGAAACTGTGGAAGAGAACAATTTACTTGGTTTTTCACAAACGATGGAGACAACTTTTAAGTACTTGGAAAATGGAATTGGTTGTTCTTCTGATGCTGTAGATGCTACTTCTTCTAAACAGGCTTCAATAGTTTTAACTAATGGGGAAACTGTGGAAGAGACACAGCCAGTCTCCTCTTTGAAACCCCTAGCAAAGGGTTCTTTTTCTGCTTTTAGACGTTCATTCAGCAACCTTTCTAGTGGCACTGCTGTCCATGAAAAACCTGTTGAACACAATGCACACACTGAATGTAGATCTCGTTCATCGTTTGAAGTATTCAATAGTCCATCTTATGGAAACAACGCTTCAAATATGAAACTTGTCTCCTCCAAAAGCTCCTTATCATCAATGGAATCATTAG GTTGTCCACATGATTCCAGCGACTATATTTTGGATGCGGAAATGGAAACAGTGGATTTGGGACATAAAGTGACCCATGAAAATGAGTGTGACGTTCTTGACTATAAAGCTCTCCATGCTGTCTCTCGCAGAACCCAAAAGCTCCGTTCTTACAAG AAGAGAATCCAGGATGCTTTTACTTCCAAAAAGAGGTTGGCAAAGGAATATGAACAACTAGCAATCTGGTATGGAGATACTGATATGGAATTCAGCACAAACAGTTCACAGAAATTGGAGAAGGAGAATACATCAACCAATTATCTATCTGACTCTGAGTGGGAGCTCCTGTAA
- the LOC103501804 gene encoding uncharacterized protein LOC103501804 isoform X1 — protein sequence MDLKHKGISWVGNMFQKFEAVCLEVDNIINQDKVKYVENQVSSASANVKRLYSEVVQGVLPPIGDPMKYEAKALAQRGHVPVNAYFRSPPHNEGKAASNVVNKSSVGHGTSSTDQIDNRSQASCQVPFVNEEVAQVPNHSALELNADLTLKKNDGVVLDKGLHESMKENTVSELLSKTNDGSFTDKLTLMESNASDPLNHSLSNVNTDINDIKKRASSVCDGFDMQLEDNVLSVGSGDGVLTNKDESKSFKKNTFSELLSEKNDGSLTDKLSLMEPDASDPLSHSLSNVSTGINDVNRRASMVCDSFDLQLEDDVLLTGNNAGVLTDKDESKSSEENMYELLSEKNDDSLRDKLTLMESTASDPLSHSLSILSTEINDSNKKASLVCDDFDMQLEDDVLLVGNNGGVLTDKDESKSSEEDSTMKLNASDPLKHMANCTSCEVKVTNDEAILILDNSHLPMESSSLSWKNDSNLSNESSDEFLKKSVTMESNTADHLNENHPNHVWSGTNFVGKEADDSNFLLKSVVLSGEMDHVVMDKDFDRSSLKGAIFEDDPRSHLLNLPRHANGISFTNEEDIMVSDRNHLQLGTEILARKNDDALTIKHSNESLKNDTILELEHDANYPLKNQPRCRSSSTKYKKEEVSLVSNDSFLKLKSGVMLGKNGKALIDKASDVSCKEQANLELSTELALHCGEESIKETLCSYGNEFEGDIVTLNGGLQETLIHCADVESIHKEQTSNFSVNNLLGFSQTMETTSKYLENGISCSSNAVDATSSELASIVLTSGEIVEENNLLGFSQTMETTFKYLENGIGCSSNAVDAISAEQAAIVLTSGETVEENNLLGFSQTMETTFKYLENGIGCSSDAVDATSSKQASIVLTNGETVEETQPVSSLKPLAKGSFSAFRRSFSNLSSGTAVHEKPVEHNAHTECRSRSSFEVFNSPSYGNNASNMKLVSSKSSLSSMESLAETHASRANDTTFLPKFYTRRQGDISKSTSSGNPSFSTVGCPHDSSDYILDAEMETVDLGHKVTHENECDVLDYKALHAVSRRTQKLRSYKKRIQDAFTSKKRLAKEYEQLAIWYGDTDMEFSTNSSQKLEKENTSTNYLSDSEWELL from the exons ATGGATTTGAAACATAAAGGTATATCATGGGTTGGAAACATGTTCCAAAAGTTCGAAGCAGTTTGCCTGGAAGTGGATAATATTATAAACCAG GATAAGGTTAAATATGTCGAAAACCAGGTTAGTTCAGCAAGTGCAAATGTGAAGAGGTTATACTCTGAAGTTGTTCAAGGTGTACTTCCACCTATAGGGGATCCCATGAAATATGAAGCTAAAGCACTGGCTCAGAGGGGACATGTTCCAGTTAATGCATATTTCAGGTCACCGCCACACAACGAAGGAAAAGCTGCAAGTAATGTTGTTAATAAATCATCTGTGGGGCATGGTACTAGTTCTACTGATCAAATAGATAACCGAAGCCAAGCATCTTGTCAAGTTCCCTTTGTAAATGAAGAAGTTGCTCAAGTTCCCAATCACTCGGCTCTTGAGTTGAATGCTGATTTAACTTTGAAAAAGAATGACGGTGTCGTTTTAGATAAAGGCTTGCATGAGAGCATGAAAGAAAATACCGTTAGTGAACTACTTTCAAAGACTAATGATGGCTCATTTACAGATAAGCTTACCCTCATGGAGTCCAATGCTAGTGATCCTTTGAATCACTCACTAAGCAATGTAAATACAGACATTAATGATATTAAGAAAAGAGCTTCTTCAGTTTGTGATGGCTTTGATATGCAATTGGAAGACAATGTACTTTCAGTAGGGAGCGGTGATGGGGTCTTGACGAATAAAGATGAAAGTaagagttttaaaaaaaatacttttagtGAGTTACTTTCAGAGAAAAATGATGGCTCATTGACAGACAAGCTTTCCCTCATGGAGCCAGATGCTAGTGATCCtttgagtcactcactgagcaaTGTAAGTACTGGAATTAATGATGTTAATAGAAGAGCTTCTATGGTTTGTGATAGCTTTGATCTGCAATTGGAGGACGATGTACTTTTAACAGGGAACAATGCTGGGGTTTTGACAGATAAAGATGAAAGTAAGAGTTCTGAAGAAAATATGTATGAACTACTGTCAGAGAAAAATGATGACTCATTGAGAGATAAGCTTACCCTCATGGAGTCAACTGCTAGCGATCCTTTGAGTCATTCATTGAGCATTCTAAGTACTGAAATTAATGATTCTAATAAGAAAGCTTCTTTGGTTTGTGATGACTTCGATATGCAATTGGAGGATGATGTACTTTTAGTAGGGAACAATGGTGGGGTTTTGACAGATAAAGATGAAAGCAAGAGTTCTGAAGAGGATAGCACCATGAAGCTCAATGCTAGTGATCCTTTGAAGCATATGGCTAATTGTACATCTTGTGAAGTTAAAGTTACAAATGATGAAGCAATTCTTATTCTGGATAATTCTCATTTACCAATGGAATCTTCCAGTCTCTCATGGAAGAATGACAGCAACTTATCAAATGAAAGCTCAGATGAGTTTCTAAAGAAATCTGTCACCATGGAATCTAACACTGCCGATCATTTGAATGAAAACCATCCTAATCATGTATGGAGTGGGACAAACTTTGTGGGTAAAGAAGCTGATGattctaattttcttttgaaatctGTGGTGCTTTCGGGCGAGATGGATCATGTCGTGATGGATAAAGACTTCGATAGGAGTTCTTTGAAGGGTGCTATCTTTGAGGATGATCCTAGAAGTCATTTGTTGAATCTACCCAGGCATGCAAATGGAATTAGCTTCACCAACGAAGAAGATATTATGGTTTCTGATAGAAATCATCTGCAGTTGGGGACGGAGATACTTGCTAGAAAGAATGATGATGCCTTGACCATTAAACACTCCAATGaaagtttaaaaaatgataCCATCTTGGAGTTGGAGCATGATGCAAATTATCCTTTAAAGAACCAGCCAAGATGCAGATCAAGCAGcacaaaatataaaaaggaaGAAGTTTCTTTGGTTTCAAATGATTCTTTTCTAAAGTTAAAGAGTGGGGTCATGTTGGGGAAGAATGGTAAAGCTTTAATAGATAAAGCATCAGATGTAAGTTGTAAAGAACAGGCCAATTTAGAATTATCAACTGAGTTAGCTTTGCATTGTGGTGAAGAGTCAATCAAGGAAACTTTATGCAGTTATGGTAATGAATTTGAAGGGGACATTGTGACCTTAAATGGAGGTCTACAGGAAACTTTGATTCATTGTGCAGATGTTGAATCGATCCATAAAGAGCAAACTTCCAACTTCTCGGTAAACAATTTACTTGGTTTTTCACAAACGATGGAGACAACTTCGAAGTACTTGGAAAATGGAATTAGTTGTTCTTCTAATGCTGTAGATGCTACTTCTTCTGAACTGGCTTCAATAGTTTTAACTAGTGGGGAAATTGTGGAAGAGAACAATTTACTTGGTTTTTCACAAACGATGGAGACAACTTTTAAGTACTTGGAAAATGGAATTGGTTGTTCTTCTAATGCTGTAGATGCTATTTCTGCTGAACAGGCTGCAATAGTTTTAACTAGTGGGGAAACTGTGGAAGAGAACAATTTACTTGGTTTTTCACAAACGATGGAGACAACTTTTAAGTACTTGGAAAATGGAATTGGTTGTTCTTCTGATGCTGTAGATGCTACTTCTTCTAAACAGGCTTCAATAGTTTTAACTAATGGGGAAACTGTGGAAGAGACACAGCCAGTCTCCTCTTTGAAACCCCTAGCAAAGGGTTCTTTTTCTGCTTTTAGACGTTCATTCAGCAACCTTTCTAGTGGCACTGCTGTCCATGAAAAACCTGTTGAACACAATGCACACACTGAATGTAGATCTCGTTCATCGTTTGAAGTATTCAATAGTCCATCTTATGGAAACAACGCTTCAAATATGAAACTTGTCTCCTCCAAAAGCTCCTTATCATCAATGGAATCATTAG CTGAGACTCATGCTTCAAGAGCCAATGATACGACATTTCTTCCTAAATTTTATACTAGAAGGCAGGGTGATATTTCCAAATCTACTAGTTCTGGGAATCCAAGTTTCTCTACTGTAG GTTGTCCACATGATTCCAGCGACTATATTTTGGATGCGGAAATGGAAACAGTGGATTTGGGACATAAAGTGACCCATGAAAATGAGTGTGACGTTCTTGACTATAAAGCTCTCCATGCTGTCTCTCGCAGAACCCAAAAGCTCCGTTCTTACAAG AAGAGAATCCAGGATGCTTTTACTTCCAAAAAGAGGTTGGCAAAGGAATATGAACAACTAGCAATCTGGTATGGAGATACTGATATGGAATTCAGCACAAACAGTTCACAGAAATTGGAGAAGGAGAATACATCAACCAATTATCTATCTGACTCTGAGTGGGAGCTCCTGTAA
- the LOC103501803 gene encoding protein SEEDLING PLASTID DEVELOPMENT 1 has product MLSLTHFNHLLPPTTQFKFQAPFPKFQLQSHFSLQLFPQPSSISHFLPNRASGYRQLRLYSSNSLGFSPSDEDFDDELDRLLVLLPEEMRRRIREHEECHQLIEVVLDLGRKPLARFPTGDFLLSDSLVTVDDLLHATSKVGDFAIDNRAGISRTLHRISAIRNRKGVIIGLTCRVGRAISGSAILLRDLIQDGSSLLLIGPPGVGKTTIIREIARILANDFKKRVMIVDTSNEIGGDGDIPHAGIGNARRMQVPDSDMQHEVLIEAVENHMPQVIIIDEISTKLEAMAASTIAQRGIQLVATAHGVTIENLIMNPLLEMLVGGIQSVTLGDEEASRRRVQKTVLERKGPSTFACGVEIISKTELRVHRSLDATVDAVLCGRYPNVEVRKINSTEDKETMQSDTFISTFPQNKDEAPVSVSDTYYEQSGQGPSEISFEVLPTAGESSEEDEGKIPLYLFVYGVLEASVIQGFKQLRMNDVAIYFTDNISEADALFALQSKLKKNAGIQAAAKSHDIPIYVVKTGSLVHITRALRALIIDQEDEGEDFESLGRMRSSEKIDALEEARMAIEQIVIPREESVELLPRPPHILSLQMDLIRKYHLQSERIGTETNVRLRILPLIANNVDENAKTLGKVDPTTEFDDFIGSNGDTNGTLYSVDRLPLLPE; this is encoded by the exons ATGCTTAGCTTAACACACTTTAACCATCTTCTTCCTCCTACAACCCAGTTCAAATTTCAAGCTCCTTTTCCCAAATTTCAACTCCAATCCCACTTCTCCCTTCAACTATTTCCTCAACCATCATCGATTTCTCATTTTCTCCCCAATCGGGCATCTGGGTATCGACAATTACGTTTGTATTCTTCGAATTCCCTTGGATTTTCTCCCTCTGATGAAGATTTCGATGATGAATTGGACCGATTGTTGGTGCTTTTACCTGAAGAAATGCGGCGCAGAATAAGGGAGCATGAGGAGTGTCACCAACTTATTGAAGTGGTCTTGGATTTGGGAAGGAAACCACTGGCTCGGTTTCCTACGGGGGATTTTCTGCTCTCCGATTCTCTAGTAACTGTTGATGATCTACTCCATGCTACTTCCAAG GTTGGTGACTTTGCCATTGACAATAGAGCTGGCATTAGTAGAACATTGCATCGGATCAGTGCCATCAGGAATCGGAAGGGTGTAATTATTGGTCTAACTTGTCGTGTGGGTCGAGCTATATCAGGAAGTGCTATCTTGCTAAGGGATTTGATTCAAGATGGGTCTTCTTTGTTGCTCATTGGACCTCCAGGGGTAGGAAAAACCACAATTATCAG GGAAATAGCTAGGATACTTGCTAATGATTTCAAGAAGCGTGTAATGATTGTTGACACCTCCAATGAGATTGGTGGCGATGGTGATATACCTCATGCAGGAATTGGTAATGCTCGTCGAATGCAAGTTCCAGACTCTGATATGCAACACGAG GTTTTGATTGAAGCAGTTGAAAACCATATGCCTCAAGTAATTATTATAGATGAAATAAGCACAAAACTTGAAGCCATGGCCGCCAGCACCATAGCCCAACGTGGAATTCAGTTAGTAGCGACTGCTCATGGAGTTACAATTGAAAATCTTATCATGAATCCTTTACTGGAGATGCTTGTTGGAGGAATACAG AGTGTAACTCTTGGGGACGAGGAAGCAAGCCGGAGACGTGTTCAAAAGACTGTGCTGGAAAGAAAAGGACCTTCAACATTTGCTTGTGGGGTAGAAATCATATCAAAGACTGAGTTGAGAGTTCATCGTAGCCTTGATGCAACTGTTGACGCAGTTCTTTGTG GTCGTTATCCTAATGTTGAAGTTCGAAAGATAAATTCTACAGAAGATAAAGAAACCATGCAAAGTGATACTTTCATATCCACTTTCCCCCAGAATAAGGATGAAGCTCCAGTTAGTGTATCTGATACGTATTATGAGCAAAGTGGTCAGGGGCCCAGTGAGATATCTTTTGAGGTCCTTCCAACTGCAGGAGAATCATctgaagaagatgaaggaaagatTCCACTTTATCTGTTTGTTTATGGG GTATTGGAAGCAAGTGTGATTCAAGGTTTCAAGCAGTTAAGGATGAATGATGTGGCCATCTATTTTACTGATAATATCAGTGAAGCAGATGCGCTTTTTGCCTTGCAGTCCAAGCTTAAAAAAAATGCTGGGATTCAAGCTGCTGCAAAATCTCATGACATACCCATTTACGTGGTTAAG ACTGGTTCACTAGTGCACATCACAAGGGCCTTAAGGGCACTAATTATTGATCAGGAAGACGAGGGAGAAGATTTTGAATCGTTGGGGAGGATGAGATCCTCGGAGAAGATTGATGCTTTGGAG GAAGCCAGGATGGCCATTGAGCAGATTGTTATCCCAAGAGAAGAGTCTGTTGAGCTTCTCCCTAGACCACCCCACATCCTGTCTCTTCAGATGGACCTTATTCGGAAGTATCATCTACAGTCGGAGAGAATCGGCACGGAGACAAATGTTCGTCTCCGAATCTTACCCTTGATTGCTAATAATGTGGATGAAAATGCAAAAACACTCGGAAAAGTAGATCCTACTACCGAGTTCGATGACTTCATTGGTTCCAATGGTGACACAAATGGAACTCTCTATAGTGTGGACAGGTTACCTTTACTTCCCGAGTAG